From a region of the Sporosarcina ureilytica genome:
- a CDS encoding VOC family protein — MKLDHVVYFTKKSPVEVVKEQQGLGWHTVIGGSHEKWGTHNALMYVRNAYVEWLSIEHETIARKSDQPLVKLLLHDLPDGESWGTVCFSVYDIADFNQQLIEKGYETSGVLDAERKTIHGDVRKWKMLFIQEAPSNALPYPFFIEWQTDEESRFNELRTDGTLLPANEKLEVTECLFSVEKPEEITESWASLLGVKLIENTMIRLPNCNVKFIEKSVRETKERLIEVAIQHR; from the coding sequence ATGAAACTAGATCATGTTGTGTATTTTACAAAGAAATCGCCGGTTGAGGTTGTGAAAGAACAACAAGGGTTAGGATGGCATACTGTGATTGGTGGTAGTCATGAGAAATGGGGGACCCATAATGCACTTATGTATGTAAGAAATGCATATGTCGAATGGTTATCTATCGAACATGAAACAATTGCCCGAAAATCAGACCAGCCGCTTGTAAAATTATTATTACATGATTTACCAGACGGGGAAAGTTGGGGAACAGTTTGTTTTTCGGTCTATGACATTGCTGATTTCAACCAACAATTAATTGAAAAAGGTTATGAAACATCAGGGGTATTAGATGCGGAGCGGAAGACCATACACGGCGATGTACGAAAATGGAAAATGTTATTTATTCAAGAAGCGCCTTCAAATGCATTGCCTTATCCTTTCTTTATTGAATGGCAGACCGATGAGGAATCAAGGTTCAACGAATTACGTACAGATGGAACCTTATTGCCAGCCAATGAAAAACTAGAAGTAACGGAATGTCTTTTTAGCGTTGAAAAACCTGAAGAAATAACAGAAAGTTGGGCATCTTTATTAGGTGTCAAATTAATTGAAAATACGATGATTCGCCTTCCAAATTGCAACGTGAAATTTATTGAGAAATCGGTAAGGGAAACGAAAGAAAGGTTAATCGAAGTTGCGATACAACACCGATAA
- a CDS encoding nucleoside deaminase, with protein sequence MNHKSWLDKTVQMAVKNVKNGGGPFAAIVVKDGEIIGSGTNLVHQHHDPSAHAELLAIREACAKLASIDLSSATLYASGEPCPMCLGAAYWASIGHIYYACSKNEALQHANFPNPLAEYFPDQEKAPEDRQVPFIQIETDDARSPFHEWNKRNNE encoded by the coding sequence ATGAATCACAAAAGTTGGTTAGATAAAACCGTTCAAATGGCGGTTAAAAACGTAAAAAACGGTGGTGGACCTTTTGCGGCAATTGTCGTAAAAGATGGTGAAATTATTGGAAGCGGGACGAACCTTGTCCATCAACATCACGATCCATCTGCCCACGCTGAGCTCTTAGCCATCCGTGAAGCATGTGCCAAGCTTGCGTCTATTGATCTTTCATCGGCAACATTGTATGCGAGTGGTGAACCGTGCCCAATGTGTCTAGGTGCTGCTTATTGGGCAAGTATTGGACATATTTATTATGCATGTAGCAAAAATGAGGCGTTACAACATGCCAATTTCCCAAATCCATTAGCCGAGTATTTCCCAGACCAAGAAAAAGCACCGGAAGATCGCCAAGTACCGTTCATTCAAATTGAGACGGACGATGCACGCTCACCATTTCACGAATGGAATAAAAGAAACAACGAGTGA
- a CDS encoding AMP-binding protein produces MALLRKTVGEIVREQARTYPDIEAYVYPEHGIRKTYKEFDEETDLLAKAFIGMGIERGEHVAIWSDNKRQWLLSQYATGKMGAALVTVNTNYQAAELEYLLQQSDSTTLILDESFKGTSYIDIIRTICPELIESRGDNIVSENLPRLKRVILMTEREEEGMYKWSDLMAHASNVSDEQLEERFQSLDPDDVINIQYTSGTTGFPKGVMLTHNNIVNNGKIIGDRMKLTEKDKVCIPVPFFHCFGCVLGTLAAVTHASSMVIVEQFDAEKVLQAVQDEKCTALHGVPTMFIAELNHPDFPQYDTSSLRTGIMAGSTCPIEVMRRVINDMGASEITICYGQTESSPVITQTTTDDPIEKRVSTVGKPHPHVEVKVVDPTTGEDVEVGEPGELWTRGYHVMKGYYNNEEATREAIDKDGWLRTGDIAIMDEDGYIDITGRIRDMVIRGGENIYPREIEEFLYKHPGIEDVQIIGVPDPKYGEELMAWIIPKKGATIDEKSVREFCKGNISYYKIPRYVEFTDAYPMTASGKIMKFKLQEISKDLIKV; encoded by the coding sequence ATGGCATTACTTCGAAAAACAGTTGGGGAAATTGTAAGGGAACAAGCGCGGACCTATCCAGATATAGAGGCATATGTGTATCCGGAGCATGGCATCCGTAAAACTTACAAAGAGTTTGACGAGGAAACAGATTTATTAGCGAAGGCATTTATCGGCATGGGGATTGAAAGAGGGGAACATGTCGCAATTTGGTCTGATAACAAACGACAGTGGCTACTAAGTCAATATGCAACAGGAAAAATGGGGGCAGCTTTGGTTACAGTAAATACGAATTACCAAGCTGCAGAATTAGAGTACTTATTACAACAATCTGATTCTACTACATTAATATTAGATGAAAGTTTTAAGGGGACAAGTTATATAGATATTATCCGAACGATTTGTCCTGAACTTATTGAAAGTCGTGGGGATAACATTGTTAGCGAAAACTTGCCGCGTCTCAAACGCGTGATTTTAATGACTGAACGTGAAGAAGAAGGGATGTATAAGTGGTCCGATCTCATGGCACATGCGTCTAACGTTTCGGATGAACAGCTGGAAGAACGTTTTCAATCCCTTGACCCTGATGATGTGATCAATATTCAATATACGTCGGGGACGACAGGTTTTCCAAAAGGCGTCATGTTAACGCATAATAATATTGTGAACAACGGGAAAATCATCGGAGATCGCATGAAATTAACGGAGAAGGATAAGGTTTGTATCCCTGTACCATTTTTTCACTGTTTTGGCTGCGTGCTAGGAACATTGGCAGCGGTTACACATGCCTCATCGATGGTTATTGTTGAGCAATTTGATGCTGAAAAGGTACTTCAAGCTGTTCAAGATGAAAAATGTACTGCTCTTCATGGAGTTCCGACAATGTTTATCGCGGAGCTGAATCATCCGGACTTTCCTCAATACGATACATCTTCGCTTCGAACGGGAATTATGGCGGGCTCGACTTGTCCAATTGAAGTCATGCGTCGTGTCATCAATGACATGGGGGCAAGTGAAATTACCATTTGCTATGGGCAGACGGAATCGTCTCCGGTTATTACGCAAACTACGACAGATGATCCGATTGAAAAGCGGGTATCGACTGTTGGAAAACCGCATCCACATGTTGAAGTGAAAGTAGTCGATCCTACAACGGGAGAAGATGTCGAAGTGGGTGAGCCAGGTGAATTGTGGACAAGGGGCTACCATGTGATGAAAGGGTATTATAATAACGAAGAAGCAACGCGAGAAGCGATAGATAAAGATGGTTGGTTACGCACTGGAGATATTGCCATTATGGATGAAGACGGGTATATCGATATTACGGGACGTATTCGCGATATGGTTATTCGAGGTGGGGAGAATATTTACCCGCGTGAAATAGAGGAGTTTCTATATAAACATCCTGGGATAGAAGATGTCCAAATCATTGGCGTGCCAGATCCGAAGTACGGGGAAGAGCTAATGGCTTGGATTATTCCTAAAAAGGGTGCCACGATTGATGAGAAATCTGTAAGGGAATTTTGTAAAGGGAATATTTCCTATTATAAAATTCCGCGTTATGTCGAATTTACAGATGCGTATCCGATGACTGCGTCGGGAAAAATCATGAAATTTAAGCTCCAGGAAATATCGAAAGATTTGATTAAAGTATAA
- the nfsA gene encoding oxygen-insensitive NADPH nitroreductase translates to MTINLLTSHASVRKYKDVKVTKDDLHEIILAGQHAASSNFVQAYSVIHVTDPNKRKQLAELSKNPQQISTAGAVLVLCMDFYRIEKGASLLGKEIDYRQAENLLVATTDVALFAQNMAIAAESKGYGICYIGGVRNAPEEISELLNLPAGVAPMYALTIGVPDEDNEVKPRLPIEAILHENSYDEEKYNELIPEYDQTMKTYYQNRGANQKDITWSESMTAFLGTPRRLHMKEFLQKQGFDFQ, encoded by the coding sequence ATGACCATCAACTTATTAACGAGTCATGCATCTGTTCGAAAGTATAAAGATGTGAAGGTGACGAAAGATGACCTTCATGAAATTATTTTAGCGGGGCAACATGCCGCAAGTTCTAACTTTGTCCAAGCCTACTCTGTCATTCATGTGACCGATCCAAATAAAAGAAAACAACTTGCAGAGCTCTCTAAAAACCCTCAGCAAATTTCAACGGCAGGCGCAGTCCTTGTCCTATGCATGGACTTTTATCGAATTGAAAAAGGGGCAAGCTTATTAGGAAAGGAAATTGATTATCGTCAGGCAGAAAATTTACTTGTCGCGACGACAGACGTTGCTTTATTTGCACAGAATATGGCGATTGCAGCGGAATCTAAAGGGTACGGCATTTGTTATATTGGTGGTGTTCGAAATGCGCCTGAAGAAATTAGTGAATTGCTTAATTTACCAGCAGGTGTTGCACCGATGTATGCGCTGACCATCGGCGTTCCAGACGAAGACAATGAAGTGAAACCTCGATTGCCGATAGAAGCAATTTTACACGAAAACAGCTATGATGAAGAAAAATATAATGAACTTATTCCTGAATATGATCAAACGATGAAGACGTATTACCAAAACCGCGGGGCCAATCAAAAAGACATCACTTGGTCCGAATCGATGACCGCATTTCTAGGCACACCGAGACGCCTTCATATGAAAGAGTTTTTACAGAAACAGGGATTTGATTTTCAATAG
- the putP gene encoding sodium/proline symporter PutP codes for MTNDMYQLIAIVFYMAAMIFIGYYAYKKTTNLTDYMLGGRSLGPAVTALSAGAADMSGWLLMGLPGAIYLNGLVEAWIAIGLTLGAYLNYVLVAPRLRAYTQVSGDSITIPSFLESRLKDSSRVLRIASSIIILIFFTFYVSSGMVAGGKFFNSSFGLDYHTGLLIVSAVVIFYTLFGGFLAVSYTDVVQGVTMFLALLLVPIVGLFMTGGFSETAFSIREVNPELLNFVSGASFLGILSAVAWGLGYFGQPHIIVRFMAISSVKELKSARRIGIGWMFLSLFGAVATALIGIAFFQQNGGSLNDAETVFIVLGQIIFHPLIAGVMLAAILAAVMSTISSQLIVTSSALVEDLYKAVIKTDASDKQYVFLGRMAVLVVSIVAIMLAWPNNESILSIVSFSWAGFGASFGPIILLSLYWRKITAKGALWGMVAGAITVLIWGNVDALSDMLYEIVPGFIICWIVTYFVSQATYQPNAEIDHEFKTAIDMLKQEK; via the coding sequence ATGACAAATGATATGTATCAATTAATTGCCATCGTATTCTATATGGCAGCCATGATATTTATAGGTTATTATGCTTATAAAAAAACCACGAATTTAACAGATTATATGTTGGGAGGACGTTCGCTTGGCCCAGCAGTAACGGCATTAAGTGCGGGTGCTGCGGATATGTCCGGCTGGTTGCTTATGGGGTTGCCTGGTGCAATCTATTTAAATGGTCTTGTCGAAGCATGGATTGCGATTGGTCTTACGCTAGGCGCGTATTTAAACTATGTGCTTGTGGCACCTAGACTTCGAGCTTATACGCAAGTGTCGGGGGATTCTATTACGATTCCTAGTTTTCTAGAAAGCCGTTTGAAAGACAGTTCTCGTGTACTTCGTATAGCATCCAGTATTATTATTCTTATTTTCTTTACGTTTTATGTATCATCGGGAATGGTCGCAGGAGGAAAGTTTTTCAACAGTTCATTTGGACTTGACTATCACACTGGATTGTTAATCGTCTCTGCTGTTGTTATTTTTTATACATTATTTGGTGGGTTTTTAGCAGTAAGTTATACGGATGTCGTACAAGGCGTTACGATGTTTTTAGCGCTTTTACTCGTTCCAATTGTTGGTTTATTCATGACAGGTGGGTTTTCTGAAACGGCATTTTCAATTCGAGAAGTGAATCCAGAGTTGTTGAATTTCGTTTCAGGTGCTTCGTTCCTCGGCATTTTATCTGCTGTTGCGTGGGGACTCGGTTACTTTGGGCAACCGCATATTATTGTCAGGTTTATGGCGATTAGTTCGGTTAAAGAGCTCAAAAGTGCCCGTCGTATTGGGATTGGCTGGATGTTCCTCAGTTTATTTGGGGCTGTGGCAACTGCGCTTATCGGAATTGCTTTTTTTCAACAAAACGGTGGTTCGTTAAATGATGCTGAGACGGTGTTTATTGTACTTGGTCAAATTATTTTTCATCCACTAATCGCGGGAGTTATGTTGGCTGCGATTCTTGCTGCAGTTATGAGTACAATTTCTTCACAGTTAATCGTGACATCCTCGGCACTTGTCGAAGATTTGTATAAAGCGGTTATTAAAACAGACGCGTCTGATAAACAATATGTATTTTTAGGGAGAATGGCGGTTCTCGTTGTCTCGATTGTTGCAATCATGCTTGCATGGCCGAACAACGAGTCGATTCTAAGTATCGTATCGTTTTCATGGGCAGGGTTTGGTGCTTCATTCGGGCCAATTATTTTACTTTCTTTATATTGGAGAAAGATTACAGCAAAAGGCGCTTTATGGGGAATGGTTGCGGGTGCGATTACCGTATTAATTTGGGGGAATGTGGACGCATTATCGGACATGTTATATGAAATCGTTCCGGGCTTCATCATTTGTTGGATTGTTACATACTTTGTTAGTCAGGCAACGTATCAACCAAATGCTGAAATTGATCATGAGTTTAAAACAGCAATTGATATGCTTAAACAAGAGAAGTAA
- the hflX gene encoding GTPase HflX, translating into MDVLVERALLVGVHAQTDEHFEYSLEELGNLAEAIEVEVVGTITQNLERPNPSHYVGAGKIEEIRSFYEESGANLVIFNDELSPSQIRNLENGLECKVIDRTMLILDIFARRARTREARMQVDLAQLQYMLPRLVGLRASLSRQGGGTGGGFQNKGAGETKLELDRRVIEDQIAKLRRELENVQGQRETQRKQRRRSGLPVVSLVGYTNAGKSTLMNGLLKKVNAELDRQVFEKDMLFATLDTSIRHVKLPDNKAFLLTDTVGFVGKLPHHLVKAFRSTLEEARDADLLLQVVDVSHSEHSFMMEVTNETLTDVGVENVPTINVFNKSDLADLSYPKIEGNNIWLSAKDGKGLEELVELIKDFIFDEYVTCKLLVPFDRGDVVSYLNDKANIKETAYVEDGTLMIVELLADDRKKFEEFVISY; encoded by the coding sequence TTGGACGTTTTAGTGGAACGGGCATTACTTGTAGGTGTCCATGCACAAACAGACGAACATTTTGAGTATTCACTGGAAGAGCTTGGGAATCTGGCGGAAGCCATTGAAGTTGAGGTAGTTGGTACAATTACGCAAAACTTAGAGAGACCGAACCCATCTCATTATGTCGGAGCTGGTAAGATTGAAGAAATTCGAAGTTTTTATGAAGAATCCGGGGCGAATTTGGTCATTTTTAATGATGAATTATCGCCTTCACAAATTCGGAATTTAGAAAATGGACTTGAATGTAAAGTCATCGATCGAACGATGTTAATTCTAGATATATTTGCAAGACGTGCACGGACGCGCGAAGCCAGAATGCAAGTTGACCTTGCACAATTGCAATATATGTTGCCACGTCTTGTTGGTTTACGTGCTTCGTTGAGTAGGCAAGGGGGCGGCACAGGCGGCGGTTTCCAAAACAAAGGTGCCGGAGAAACAAAGTTAGAATTGGATCGTCGTGTCATTGAGGATCAAATTGCGAAGTTGCGACGCGAATTAGAAAATGTGCAAGGGCAGCGAGAGACGCAGCGCAAACAGCGAAGAAGAAGTGGTTTGCCAGTTGTTTCACTCGTTGGATACACGAATGCGGGCAAATCGACATTGATGAATGGTTTACTGAAGAAAGTAAACGCTGAGTTGGACAGGCAAGTGTTTGAGAAAGATATGTTATTTGCGACACTGGATACGTCGATCAGACATGTGAAATTACCTGATAATAAAGCGTTTTTATTAACAGATACGGTTGGTTTTGTTGGAAAACTTCCTCACCATTTAGTCAAAGCGTTTCGTTCTACATTAGAAGAGGCGCGGGATGCGGATTTGTTGTTACAAGTCGTAGATGTCTCCCATTCAGAACATAGTTTCATGATGGAAGTTACAAATGAAACATTAACCGATGTAGGTGTGGAAAATGTTCCGACGATTAATGTCTTTAACAAATCTGATCTTGCAGATTTGTCGTACCCTAAGATAGAAGGAAATAACATTTGGCTTTCTGCTAAAGACGGTAAGGGCTTAGAGGAACTAGTCGAGTTGATCAAAGACTTTATATTTGATGAGTATGTGACGTGTAAGTTACTCGTTCCTTTCGATAGAGGGGATGTCGTTTCATACTTAAATGATAAAGCAAATATTAAAGAAACAGCTTACGTAGAAGATGGCACGCTTATGATTGTCGAGTTATTGGCGGATGACCGGAAAAAGTTTGAAGAATTCGTGATTAGTTATTGA
- a CDS encoding GTP-binding protein encodes MYKTIGVVAHVDAGKTTFSEQLLYHTNSIRHRGRVDHQDTFLDTHDIEKKRGITVFADQAMFTYGESMYTLIDTPGHVDFSPEMERAIQVMDYAIVIISAVDGVEGHTETVWQLLRKYRVPTFFFMNKIDREGANVENVMQDIQTNLTEDVYDFTNDFEDGVMQEGLIEFIAERNEALLDHYLEVGYDAALWLETLKTMIQENQIFVCASGSALKDIGIVEFLALLDALTETTYSDEGEFTAKVYKIRHDESGNRVTFLKSLSGMLRVRDEVKYGEHAEKITQIRLYNGSKYQAVDKAHAGTLFAVTGLTNTTVGDSIGVLEENTTFELVPTLTSTVEFDASIHVKEVLKCFYMLDAEDPSLHVIWNEHFEEIHVHVMGTIQLEVLKQVVQERFGIEVHFGTPKILYKETVETTVIGYGHFEPLRHYAEVHLKIEPAERNSGISFENKCHANDLSIGNQNLIRQHIFEREHHGLLTGSGLTDVNITLLTGRAHHEHTSGGDFREATHRALRQGLEQAKNVLLEPYYDFKIKVELDMMGRILSDIQQAHGTFQPPETIGNHTIINGKVPVATFMNYSQTFASITNGKGALSLKFSGYDVCHNADEVIDMIGYDKNADPEYTSTSIFCANGKGYPVPWHEAKDAMHCL; translated from the coding sequence ATGTATAAAACAATAGGCGTAGTAGCACATGTAGATGCCGGAAAAACAACTTTTTCAGAGCAGCTACTTTATCATACAAATAGCATTCGACACAGAGGCCGTGTTGACCACCAAGACACGTTTTTAGATACGCACGATATTGAAAAAAAACGTGGCATTACTGTATTTGCGGACCAAGCAATGTTTACGTATGGCGAATCAATGTATACCCTGATCGACACCCCTGGACACGTCGATTTTTCACCAGAAATGGAACGAGCCATTCAAGTGATGGACTATGCGATTGTAATTATTAGCGCGGTTGACGGTGTTGAAGGACATACCGAAACTGTTTGGCAATTACTGCGTAAGTACCGTGTCCCGACGTTTTTCTTTATGAATAAAATTGACAGGGAAGGCGCAAATGTTGAAAACGTCATGCAAGACATTCAGACGAATTTAACTGAGGATGTGTATGACTTCACAAATGATTTTGAAGATGGTGTTATGCAAGAAGGGTTAATTGAATTTATTGCGGAGCGCAATGAAGCACTTCTCGACCACTATTTGGAAGTTGGTTATGATGCAGCATTATGGTTAGAAACGTTAAAAACCATGATTCAAGAAAACCAAATTTTCGTTTGCGCAAGTGGTTCTGCATTAAAGGATATTGGTATTGTTGAATTTTTAGCTCTGTTAGATGCTTTAACAGAAACGACCTATTCAGATGAAGGGGAATTCACAGCAAAAGTATATAAAATTCGCCATGACGAGAGCGGGAATCGTGTAACCTTCCTTAAATCTTTAAGTGGTATGCTTCGCGTGCGGGATGAAGTGAAGTACGGTGAGCATGCGGAGAAAATCACACAAATCCGACTGTATAACGGGAGTAAGTATCAGGCGGTTGATAAGGCTCATGCAGGGACATTGTTCGCTGTAACGGGATTAACAAACACGACTGTTGGGGACTCCATAGGTGTGTTGGAAGAGAACACAACTTTTGAATTAGTGCCGACTTTAACATCCACTGTCGAGTTCGATGCTTCGATTCATGTAAAAGAAGTATTAAAATGCTTCTATATGCTAGATGCAGAAGACCCTTCATTACATGTGATTTGGAATGAACATTTTGAGGAAATCCATGTACATGTAATGGGAACGATTCAATTGGAAGTACTGAAACAGGTTGTGCAAGAACGTTTTGGAATTGAAGTTCATTTTGGTACGCCAAAAATTCTTTATAAAGAAACAGTCGAGACAACTGTCATCGGTTATGGACATTTTGAACCGTTGCGACATTATGCTGAAGTTCATTTGAAAATAGAGCCTGCAGAACGCAATAGCGGAATCTCTTTCGAAAACAAGTGCCATGCAAATGATTTATCGATAGGGAATCAAAACCTAATTCGCCAACATATTTTTGAGCGAGAACATCACGGACTTTTAACGGGTTCAGGCTTAACCGACGTGAACATTACACTGCTAACAGGAAGAGCCCATCATGAGCATACGTCGGGCGGTGATTTCAGAGAAGCAACACACCGTGCACTTCGCCAAGGACTCGAACAAGCGAAGAATGTTTTGTTGGAGCCTTATTATGACTTTAAAATAAAAGTTGAACTCGATATGATGGGGCGTATTCTTTCAGATATTCAACAAGCACACGGAACTTTTCAGCCACCAGAAACAATTGGCAACCATACAATAATTAACGGAAAAGTCCCAGTAGCAACATTCATGAACTACAGCCAAACATTTGCGTCCATTACAAATGGAAAAGGGGCGCTTAGTTTGAAGTTTAGCGGTTATGATGTCTGTCACAATGCTGACGAAGTCATTGACATGATTGGCTATGATAAAAATGCAGACCCCGAATACACGTCCACGTCGATTTTCTGTGCGAACGGCAAAGGATACCCAGTGCCGTGGCATGAAGCGAAAGATGCGATGCATTGTTTATAA
- a CDS encoding class I SAM-dependent methyltransferase, producing the protein MQFEELLTKLTEQLTNGTFAGGTISQPRMKSDELKRVRLKPVELRGALHIQFEYQYERVLNHENIAIENVYDELENLLNRFRQVHAEFTNETVHVQISKKFKVMWKGKKTASTKEVDLSHNRKKNYLLDEETPYPFLVRLGVQTPDGKVRNQHQDKFRQINRFVEFIDDSLSYLPKDKTIRILDFGSGKSYLTFALYHYLHIEKGLDIKVTGLDLKKEVIEECCKIAEDLGYEYLEFLVGDINDYNEETSVDMVVTLHACDVATDMALGRAVKWGAKVILSVPCCQHELFSQIKAPALDVMLQHGLIKERFSSLATDSIRAELLSLVGYEAQLLEFIDVEHTPKNVLIRAYHTGRKPAADEFTRYEEFRDMLHAKPFLEKELEDLLNQ; encoded by the coding sequence ATGCAGTTTGAAGAATTGCTCACAAAACTGACGGAACAACTGACGAATGGCACGTTTGCGGGTGGCACAATTAGCCAGCCACGCATGAAATCTGACGAATTAAAACGTGTTCGTTTAAAGCCAGTTGAACTTCGCGGCGCATTGCATATTCAATTTGAATACCAGTACGAACGAGTGTTAAATCACGAAAACATTGCCATCGAAAACGTTTATGATGAACTTGAAAACTTATTAAATCGATTTCGCCAAGTACATGCGGAATTCACGAATGAAACCGTACATGTCCAAATTTCGAAAAAGTTCAAAGTGATGTGGAAAGGAAAGAAAACCGCATCAACGAAAGAAGTTGATCTTTCCCATAATCGAAAAAAGAATTATTTATTAGATGAAGAAACTCCCTATCCTTTCTTAGTCAGATTGGGCGTTCAAACACCAGATGGAAAAGTACGGAACCAACATCAAGACAAGTTTAGGCAAATTAACCGTTTCGTTGAGTTTATCGACGACTCACTTTCCTACTTGCCGAAAGATAAAACCATTCGTATTCTTGATTTCGGTTCCGGAAAGTCCTATTTAACATTTGCGTTATATCATTACTTACACATTGAAAAAGGCCTCGATATTAAAGTGACTGGGCTTGATTTGAAGAAAGAAGTGATTGAAGAATGCTGCAAAATTGCGGAGGATCTCGGCTATGAATATCTTGAGTTTCTTGTTGGAGATATCAACGATTACAATGAAGAAACGTCAGTCGACATGGTCGTTACACTTCATGCCTGTGATGTTGCTACAGATATGGCGTTAGGACGTGCCGTAAAATGGGGGGCCAAAGTCATTTTAAGTGTTCCTTGCTGCCAACATGAGTTATTTTCACAAATAAAAGCGCCTGCACTCGATGTCATGTTGCAACATGGTCTAATTAAAGAGCGATTCTCATCCCTGGCAACCGATTCAATTCGTGCGGAACTATTGTCACTCGTAGGTTATGAAGCACAATTACTGGAATTCATTGACGTAGAACACACTCCAAAAAACGTGCTCATTCGTGCTTATCATACTGGCCGAAAACCAGCTGCTGACGAATTCACACGCTATGAAGAATTCCGCGATATGTTACATGCAAAGCCATTTTTAGAGAAAGAACTGGAAGATTTACTGAATCAATAA